A single genomic interval of Pseudarthrobacter chlorophenolicus A6 harbors:
- a CDS encoding glycoside hydrolase family 65 protein, with protein MALITADRTRFPNDPWKLLETSHEPGSEGTLETLFAVGNGHLGVRGAHWASTDAELPGSFINGFHETWGIKHAENAYGFARTGQRILYVPDANNFTVIIDGEILSLAESTVLDYSRCVDFTTGIYECRITWQCRSGATVTTTERRAVGFESRGCLGISLGLTADREVYADITSSVINRQDQPVEDHSEHDPRRSGRHAGRVLLPLRIEGEGGSFRLAWETAESKQRVGMAVEHWTSVEVQPFDTVADQDDSSVRYVLVLAANAPFHLEKSVSYATGEGPGDFADAAAKALKPVTEILAESEAHYRDYWSTSDIVVGGQPDLQQAIRWNLFHLAQATARADVAGIPAKGVSGSGYEGHYFWDQEVYLLPYLTYTNPEAARQVLEFRHNMLPDARSRAKELNIDGALFPWRTINGQEASAYYAAGTAQFHIAAAVAFATNRYMWASGDAGFTAAMGADLLVETARMWASLGFFGKDGQFHIHGVTGPDEYTAVVNDNLYTNVMARFNLRAAAALDHPQITDTERELWEKASARIHLPYDEDLRVYSQDNDFMTLKPWDWETPRSKYPLLLHFHPLVIYRHQVLKQADAVLGMFLQWQDFTAEEKRRAFDFYDPITTGDSTLSACVQGIVAAEVGYAQAALDHFTHALFIDLDDTHGNTVDGVHIASAGGVWSSLVSGFAGLRDQGDVPFFDPRLPAEWEGLSFHLKVQGRLLFVELESGSISLSVRSGFPLQVSVRGELFSVAREALRVKLEPVRELAAPASAAMAGVR; from the coding sequence ATGGCCCTCATCACCGCCGATCGAACCCGCTTCCCCAACGACCCGTGGAAGCTCTTGGAAACCAGCCATGAGCCCGGCAGCGAAGGAACCCTGGAAACACTCTTTGCCGTTGGCAACGGCCACCTCGGAGTCAGGGGCGCCCACTGGGCCTCGACCGACGCCGAGCTGCCCGGCAGCTTCATCAACGGCTTCCACGAAACCTGGGGCATCAAGCACGCCGAGAACGCCTACGGCTTCGCCCGCACCGGCCAGCGCATCCTCTACGTCCCCGATGCCAACAACTTCACCGTCATCATCGACGGCGAAATCCTCAGCCTCGCTGAATCCACCGTCCTGGACTACAGCCGCTGCGTGGATTTCACCACGGGGATCTACGAATGCCGCATCACCTGGCAATGCCGGTCGGGGGCCACGGTGACAACCACCGAACGGCGGGCCGTGGGATTCGAGTCCCGGGGCTGCCTGGGTATCTCCCTGGGACTCACAGCGGACCGCGAGGTCTACGCGGACATCACGTCCTCCGTGATCAACCGCCAGGACCAGCCGGTGGAGGACCACTCCGAGCATGACCCGCGCCGGTCCGGGCGCCACGCCGGCCGGGTGCTGCTGCCCCTGCGGATCGAAGGCGAGGGAGGCTCTTTCCGGCTTGCCTGGGAAACGGCTGAATCCAAGCAGCGGGTGGGCATGGCCGTGGAGCACTGGACGTCGGTCGAAGTCCAGCCCTTCGATACCGTCGCAGACCAGGACGACAGCAGTGTCCGCTACGTCCTGGTCCTGGCCGCCAACGCCCCGTTCCATTTGGAGAAGAGCGTCAGCTACGCCACCGGAGAGGGCCCCGGAGACTTCGCCGACGCCGCCGCTAAAGCCCTGAAGCCGGTGACCGAAATCCTCGCCGAGAGCGAGGCCCACTACCGGGACTACTGGTCTACCTCGGACATCGTGGTAGGCGGACAGCCCGACCTGCAGCAAGCGATCCGCTGGAACCTCTTCCATCTGGCACAGGCGACCGCACGCGCCGATGTCGCCGGCATCCCGGCCAAGGGTGTCAGCGGCTCCGGGTACGAAGGCCACTATTTCTGGGACCAGGAGGTGTACCTCCTCCCCTACCTGACGTACACCAACCCGGAAGCTGCCCGCCAGGTGCTGGAGTTCCGCCACAACATGCTTCCGGATGCCAGGAGCAGGGCCAAGGAGCTCAACATCGACGGCGCGCTGTTCCCGTGGCGCACCATCAACGGGCAGGAGGCCAGCGCCTACTACGCCGCCGGCACCGCCCAGTTCCACATCGCTGCCGCCGTCGCCTTCGCCACCAACCGTTACATGTGGGCCAGCGGCGACGCTGGATTCACCGCAGCAATGGGCGCCGACCTTCTGGTGGAGACTGCGCGCATGTGGGCCTCCCTCGGATTCTTCGGCAAGGACGGCCAGTTCCACATCCACGGCGTCACCGGCCCTGACGAGTACACCGCGGTCGTGAACGACAACCTCTACACCAACGTCATGGCGCGCTTCAATCTTCGCGCCGCGGCGGCCCTGGACCATCCACAGATCACCGACACGGAACGCGAGCTGTGGGAGAAGGCCTCGGCCCGGATACACCTGCCCTACGACGAGGACCTGCGGGTCTACTCGCAGGACAACGACTTCATGACCCTGAAGCCGTGGGACTGGGAAACGCCGCGCTCCAAGTACCCGCTGCTGCTGCACTTCCACCCGCTGGTGATCTACCGGCACCAGGTCCTGAAGCAGGCGGACGCGGTTCTGGGCATGTTCCTGCAGTGGCAGGACTTCACGGCCGAGGAGAAACGGCGCGCCTTCGACTTCTACGATCCCATCACCACCGGCGACTCCACCTTGTCCGCCTGTGTCCAGGGCATCGTGGCCGCCGAGGTTGGCTACGCGCAGGCGGCGCTGGACCACTTCACCCACGCCCTGTTCATCGACCTTGACGACACGCATGGCAACACTGTCGACGGCGTGCATATCGCCTCCGCAGGCGGGGTGTGGAGCTCTCTGGTCAGCGGCTTCGCTGGACTCCGCGACCAGGGGGATGTCCCGTTCTTCGACCCCCGCCT
- a CDS encoding HAD family hydrolase codes for MTADSTRQARVASSPSNGGDTGQSWTGASAILFDLDGVLTPTAIVHEQSWKQLFDGYLQDLPAASRYRESDYFDHIDGKPRFDGVRDFLASRNIVLPEGPADDDPASNTVQGLGNRKNHVFNDIIRAGGVQPYEGSVRFIEAARGHGLKLAVVSSSRNAPAVLLAAGLAEYFPIVVDGVVGAAQNLPGKPSPATYSYAAQLLNVPSNECIVVEDAVSGVLAGRAGSFHSVIGVDRGAGRQTLLDAGATLVVEDLNELL; via the coding sequence ATGACCGCCGACTCTACACGCCAGGCGCGTGTCGCCAGCTCCCCCTCAAATGGCGGGGATACGGGCCAGAGCTGGACCGGCGCCTCCGCCATCCTCTTTGACCTCGACGGCGTCCTTACGCCGACGGCAATTGTCCACGAGCAGTCATGGAAGCAGCTCTTCGACGGCTACCTGCAGGACCTTCCCGCGGCATCCCGTTATCGCGAAAGCGACTACTTCGACCACATCGACGGTAAACCCCGATTCGATGGCGTCCGGGACTTCCTTGCATCGCGCAACATCGTGCTGCCGGAGGGTCCAGCCGACGACGACCCAGCCAGCAACACGGTCCAGGGTCTGGGCAATCGAAAGAACCATGTGTTCAACGACATCATCAGGGCCGGCGGCGTACAGCCCTACGAAGGCTCCGTTCGCTTCATTGAAGCTGCGAGGGGGCATGGCCTCAAACTCGCCGTTGTCTCCTCCTCCCGAAATGCCCCGGCCGTGCTGCTCGCTGCCGGGCTCGCCGAATATTTCCCGATAGTCGTTGACGGCGTCGTCGGCGCGGCGCAGAACCTGCCAGGCAAGCCAAGCCCAGCAACGTACTCCTACGCGGCGCAGCTGCTGAACGTGCCCAGCAACGAGTGCATCGTGGTCGAGGACGCGGTCTCCGGAGTCCTGGCCGGCCGTGCCGGCAGCTTCCATTCCGTGATCGGTGTGGACAGGGGAGCCGGACGGCAGACGCTGCTGGACGCCGGCGCCACCCTGGTGGTCGAAGACCTCAACGAGCTCCTCTAA
- a CDS encoding DUF4031 domain-containing protein — protein MTVYVDSMRMPARVGRIQARWSHLTADSTEELLDFAAKLGLKPSWIQNPGHIWKEHFDVTDSKRELAIRLGAQPITMQEACTLWAAKREAARPATAVAPHT, from the coding sequence GTGACCGTCTACGTCGACAGCATGCGAATGCCAGCACGGGTCGGCCGTATCCAGGCCAGATGGTCACACCTGACCGCTGACAGTACAGAGGAACTGCTCGACTTCGCAGCGAAGCTCGGCCTTAAGCCGTCGTGGATCCAGAACCCAGGGCACATCTGGAAGGAACACTTCGACGTCACCGACTCAAAGCGGGAGCTGGCAATCCGTCTCGGCGCCCAGCCCATCACCATGCAGGAAGCATGCACTTTGTGGGCCGCGAAGCGGGAGGCTGCACGGCCAGCGACAGCGGTGGCGCCGCACACATGA
- a CDS encoding ATP-dependent DNA ligase gives MSALPPGLRPPLLLAAAKAVSKIPAASALPGGSLYEPKWDGFRAALVLDDAGATLWSRQGKNLTGYFPELVTAAEEQVPPGCIVDGEALIWTNDRLDFNSLQQRMITSKAALPAFARERPASFAAFDVLAVAGHDTRAIPLRDRRTLLEELAGGWSPPLHLSPITADPNEAAVWFEEMPATGIEGLVVKGSGQLYEGGVRQWLKVKHRDVLDVVCAAVIGRRDRPSAVVAGLPIQGRLWIVGRTSPLSAAASKALAAHLHIPRDGHPWPDEISSGILDRFSKEKQTVHLTRVEPIVVEVSADVAWSGRSFRHPLRYLRARPELSPETIELPSHLGRA, from the coding sequence TTGTCTGCCCTGCCGCCGGGCCTTCGTCCCCCGCTACTTCTGGCAGCAGCCAAGGCCGTCAGCAAAATCCCCGCCGCCAGCGCCCTCCCCGGAGGCTCACTGTACGAACCCAAATGGGATGGTTTCCGGGCGGCCCTGGTCCTCGATGATGCAGGTGCCACCCTCTGGTCCAGGCAAGGCAAGAACCTCACCGGCTACTTCCCCGAGCTGGTCACCGCCGCCGAGGAACAAGTACCGCCCGGATGCATCGTGGATGGCGAGGCGCTCATCTGGACGAATGACCGGCTCGACTTCAACTCCCTCCAGCAGCGGATGATCACCTCAAAAGCGGCATTGCCAGCCTTCGCCCGGGAGCGGCCCGCATCCTTCGCAGCCTTTGACGTGCTCGCCGTCGCCGGCCACGACACCCGCGCAATCCCGCTTCGGGACCGCCGGACGCTGCTTGAAGAACTCGCTGGCGGCTGGTCTCCCCCGCTCCACCTCTCACCCATCACAGCTGACCCCAACGAGGCGGCGGTCTGGTTTGAGGAAATGCCAGCAACCGGCATCGAGGGCCTGGTCGTCAAAGGCTCCGGGCAGCTCTATGAAGGCGGGGTCAGGCAGTGGCTGAAGGTGAAGCACCGTGATGTCTTAGACGTCGTCTGCGCTGCCGTCATCGGCCGCCGGGACCGCCCCTCGGCGGTGGTTGCGGGACTCCCGATCCAGGGCCGGCTCTGGATCGTCGGCCGGACATCCCCGCTCAGCGCCGCAGCATCCAAGGCCCTGGCCGCACATCTGCATATCCCCCGTGATGGCCATCCCTGGCCGGATGAAATCAGCTCTGGCATCCTTGACCGGTTCAGCAAGGAAAAACAAACGGTCCACCTCACCCGGGTCGAACCCATCGTCGTGGAGGTGTCCGCCGATGTCGCCTGGTCCGGCCGCTCCTTCAGACATCCGCTGCGATACCTTCGCGCCAGGCCCGAACTGAGTCCAGAAACGATCGAACTGCCGTCCCACCTGGGCCGGGCATAA
- a CDS encoding DUF2188 domain-containing protein produces MAQGDIETYFEDGTWKNKREGTDRAFGAGYSTKDEAVAAGREAAQNDSVEHVIKNQDGTIGAKNSYGNDPRNVPG; encoded by the coding sequence GTGGCACAGGGCGACATCGAGACGTATTTCGAAGACGGCACGTGGAAGAACAAGCGGGAAGGCACTGACCGAGCATTCGGCGCCGGGTACAGCACCAAGGATGAGGCTGTAGCGGCCGGTCGGGAAGCGGCCCAGAACGACAGTGTCGAGCACGTCATCAAGAACCAGGACGGCACGATCGGCGCCAAAAACAGCTACGGCAACGATCCGCGAAACGTCCCCGGCTAG
- a CDS encoding ATP-grasp domain-containing protein, translating into MSFASAPVNYVDRYRVFIADGELSASTRIATSTRPGKRDDAYEGTDEDRTAAAMHFAQVVLDGTVWHRPPGFSIDVGLTMEGSWQLISAGPSWAAAYHLANPSGVVASILSGQAPDYNHWKWVPDQLFQSSIFRAWRAAV; encoded by the coding sequence ATGTCATTTGCCTCAGCGCCGGTCAACTACGTCGACCGCTACCGGGTCTTCATCGCCGATGGAGAATTGTCCGCCTCTACCCGTATCGCCACCTCAACCAGGCCGGGCAAGCGGGACGACGCCTACGAGGGCACCGACGAGGACCGGACCGCTGCCGCGATGCACTTCGCCCAGGTTGTTCTGGATGGCACCGTCTGGCACCGGCCCCCAGGCTTCAGCATTGACGTTGGGCTGACCATGGAAGGCTCGTGGCAGCTCATCAGCGCCGGTCCGTCCTGGGCCGCCGCCTACCACCTGGCCAATCCTTCGGGCGTTGTGGCCTCGATCCTCTCGGGGCAGGCCCCCGATTACAACCACTGGAAATGGGTCCCGGACCAGCTCTTCCAGTCCAGCATCTTCAGGGCTTGGCGGGCCGCGGTATGA
- a CDS encoding helicase associated domain-containing protein produces the protein MPSNSHRWDESFASVVRWKEAHGHLPGRGGPNQEETRLHDWLRDQKRKARTGILTAPRVARLVSLGVPIITDRSKDNQDLIDWAQAKGRPPRNPRNPDPVERSLCWRLDRLRSRYRNGISRIGDLETLLTIPGALLDSEQPAARERLEALRLTTAEQEQSLTFRAKQPVDPARWEASFKDLNAWFTGHQSLPRRRSENAEELRIANWLNIQRTHARKNTLSQDREDKLRTVPGALEPRARRLSDVDLAKGLASFHAEHGRLPRQKKEGEHAAAGYLTRLRGIIRAGEASEEALAVLEGIPGAATTTAPRQRHSVDQRLQQLREYIDENGHLPSSDVPALSRWLARAVRGTASTNPKEADRARTAAQALTEGYTPACKTHARTGSKFPGRKRRFIPSGYVAQLEEYVARHGHLPSAGRGAEPMFSRLRLRKLLANPSITESQTARINALLAAPSWGRGNTDRPAKIAAFYAAEGRLPRQGAPAPESALAHLLTRLRVEAREGRMPPSWLKILADVPGALIEPGRH, from the coding sequence ATGCCATCGAACAGCCACCGCTGGGACGAGAGTTTTGCGTCTGTCGTCCGCTGGAAGGAAGCCCATGGGCACCTGCCGGGCAGAGGCGGCCCGAACCAGGAGGAGACACGTCTCCATGACTGGTTGCGGGACCAGAAGCGAAAAGCTCGCACTGGGATCCTTACTGCTCCACGCGTCGCCCGGCTTGTGTCCCTCGGAGTACCCATCATCACCGATAGGTCGAAGGACAACCAGGACCTGATCGACTGGGCCCAGGCCAAGGGCCGGCCGCCCCGCAATCCGAGGAACCCGGACCCGGTTGAGCGTTCCCTCTGCTGGCGGCTCGATAGGTTGCGTAGCCGTTATCGCAATGGAATATCCCGGATTGGCGACCTGGAGACTCTGCTGACGATCCCCGGAGCTCTGCTGGACAGTGAGCAGCCCGCAGCCAGGGAAAGGCTGGAGGCACTGCGCCTGACAACCGCTGAACAGGAGCAGTCCCTCACTTTCCGCGCGAAGCAGCCCGTGGATCCAGCCCGCTGGGAAGCCTCGTTCAAGGATCTCAACGCCTGGTTCACGGGACATCAGTCCCTGCCGCGGCGCCGCAGCGAGAATGCCGAGGAACTTCGCATCGCCAACTGGCTGAACATCCAGCGCACACATGCCCGCAAGAACACCCTCAGTCAGGACCGGGAAGACAAGCTCCGCACCGTCCCCGGCGCCCTCGAACCCCGCGCCCGGCGACTGAGCGACGTCGACCTCGCCAAGGGATTGGCCTCCTTCCATGCTGAACACGGGAGGCTTCCACGGCAAAAGAAAGAGGGGGAGCACGCAGCTGCCGGCTACCTCACCCGGCTCCGCGGGATCATTCGGGCCGGGGAGGCCTCCGAGGAGGCTTTGGCGGTGCTCGAAGGCATCCCCGGCGCGGCCACGACAACCGCGCCCAGGCAGCGTCATTCCGTGGACCAACGGCTACAGCAGCTCCGCGAATACATTGACGAAAACGGCCATCTCCCGTCCTCGGATGTGCCGGCACTCAGCCGTTGGCTTGCGAGGGCAGTGCGTGGCACGGCGTCCACCAATCCTAAGGAAGCGGACCGAGCCAGGACCGCTGCTCAGGCCCTGACAGAGGGGTACACGCCGGCGTGCAAGACCCACGCGCGGACCGGCTCCAAGTTTCCAGGAAGAAAGCGTCGTTTCATCCCGTCCGGGTATGTCGCACAGCTCGAAGAGTATGTCGCACGTCACGGTCACCTCCCGTCGGCCGGACGAGGAGCCGAACCGATGTTTAGTCGCCTGCGTCTGAGGAAGCTCCTAGCAAACCCAAGCATCACCGAATCCCAGACGGCACGCATCAACGCCCTGCTGGCTGCCCCTTCGTGGGGCCGGGGCAACACGGACAGACCTGCGAAAATTGCGGCCTTTTATGCTGCCGAAGGCAGACTTCCCAGACAGGGTGCCCCCGCGCCGGAAAGTGCACTGGCTCATCTACTAACGCGCCTGCGCGTTGAGGCCCGGGAAGGCCGGATGCCTCCCAGCTGGCTGAAGATCCTTGCGGACGTCCCGGGAGCCCTGATCGAGCCGGGCCGCCACTGA
- a CDS encoding helicase associated domain-containing protein: MSPTTRRRTAAETLEELDRFQQAHGRLPKSNATDPAEKYLANFLFTTLRQKERRGTLKPELRERAAGIPGALKLDTHPDQDALLDELRDFIQVNGYAPRHSRKGVPAREVQLRAWVSNNLYLDPARKSPRLRARHEAISALLATAPSYAEKDLDDRIALAEEFVRENGYRPSSRAMSWLKDYVHGTYHLDGPFGTGSRLNDIRAARIKAILAYPSIVEYSWNRNFDQLKDYASRHDGALPGNWSHPLFSWLTVQRRQYRRGRLSPERVSTLRTLPGVLPEVQSLEQAA; the protein is encoded by the coding sequence ATGAGCCCGACAACCAGGCGGCGTACCGCGGCCGAGACCCTCGAAGAGCTGGATCGGTTCCAGCAGGCTCACGGCAGGCTGCCCAAATCGAACGCCACCGACCCTGCCGAGAAGTACCTGGCCAACTTCCTGTTCACCACGCTCCGCCAGAAAGAACGGCGCGGCACCCTCAAGCCCGAGCTCCGGGAACGGGCGGCGGGAATCCCCGGAGCCCTGAAGCTGGACACCCACCCCGACCAGGATGCCCTCCTCGACGAGCTGAGGGATTTTATCCAGGTCAACGGCTACGCCCCGCGACACTCCCGCAAAGGGGTGCCGGCCCGCGAGGTCCAGCTCCGGGCCTGGGTCAGCAACAACCTGTATCTGGATCCGGCCAGGAAGTCGCCACGGCTGCGGGCCCGGCATGAGGCCATATCCGCGCTACTCGCCACCGCGCCGTCCTATGCCGAAAAGGACCTTGATGACCGCATCGCCCTCGCCGAGGAATTCGTCCGGGAGAACGGCTACCGACCTTCCAGCCGAGCCATGTCCTGGCTGAAGGACTACGTCCATGGGACCTACCATCTGGATGGTCCGTTCGGCACAGGGTCGCGGCTCAACGACATCCGCGCCGCACGGATCAAAGCGATCCTGGCCTATCCGAGCATCGTCGAGTACAGCTGGAACCGGAACTTCGACCAACTCAAGGACTATGCCTCCCGCCACGACGGCGCGCTGCCGGGGAACTGGAGCCATCCGTTGTTCAGCTGGCTGACCGTCCAGCGCCGCCAGTACCGGCGGGGCAGGCTGAGCCCGGAGCGCGTAAGCACCCTCCGCACGCTGCCCGGAGTCCTCCCCGAGGTACAGAGTCTCGAACAGGCCGCCTGA
- a CDS encoding ATP-grasp domain-containing protein: MTYDKLLVVTSARWLADDLRSAGTVDVEHSLGLDAPTLDGTTALWCSGAWATRLLKSGSDHSFLSAGPDWLTRIPKEFLGRDVWACELGDLPYRGTDPKFYKLAEHKHAGIPAGLRIGRGIFQRTAGAAFDFATGYETLHVIGSDPMEYVREYRCFIARGKVTAASFYLATVPGIHDSTVTITWDAYEPARSPDASAAATFAQRVVHAMGADQPPGYSLDVGEDKDGNWSVIEANAAWSSNIYHAPVAGVIESVLAAQEPGNDHWAWRPDGLFLSRARPLPAGTPL; the protein is encoded by the coding sequence ATGACCTACGACAAACTCCTTGTCGTCACCAGCGCCCGCTGGCTTGCAGATGACCTGCGTTCCGCCGGCACCGTCGACGTTGAGCACAGCCTCGGGCTGGACGCTCCGACACTGGACGGCACCACCGCCCTGTGGTGCTCCGGCGCCTGGGCAACCAGGCTGCTGAAGAGCGGCTCGGATCATTCCTTCCTGTCCGCCGGTCCCGACTGGCTGACCCGGATCCCTAAAGAGTTCCTCGGCCGCGACGTGTGGGCCTGCGAACTGGGTGACCTGCCGTACCGGGGCACCGACCCGAAGTTCTACAAGCTGGCCGAGCACAAGCACGCCGGCATCCCCGCGGGACTGCGCATCGGCCGGGGCATCTTCCAACGGACTGCAGGCGCCGCCTTCGACTTCGCCACCGGATATGAAACGCTGCACGTCATCGGCTCCGACCCGATGGAGTACGTCCGTGAATACAGGTGCTTCATCGCCCGCGGCAAGGTGACCGCAGCTTCCTTCTACCTGGCCACCGTTCCCGGCATCCACGACAGCACCGTGACCATCACCTGGGACGCCTACGAGCCAGCCCGCTCCCCTGACGCTTCCGCCGCTGCCACCTTCGCCCAGCGCGTCGTCCACGCCATGGGCGCAGACCAGCCACCCGGATACAGCCTCGACGTCGGAGAGGACAAGGACGGCAACTGGTCCGTCATTGAAGCCAATGCCGCCTGGTCCTCGAACATCTACCACGCGCCGGTGGCCGGGGTCATCGAATCGGTCCTCGCCGCCCAGGAGCCGGGTAACGACCATTGGGCGTGGCGGCCCGACGGGCTCTTCCTGTCCCGCGCCCGCCCGCTGCCTGCGGGAACCCCGCTTTGA
- a CDS encoding LexA family protein — MRAVIVSALTVVGLDDTGPLYCPVAVPAGFPSPAQDYFTGRIDLNAHLIRDITSTFLVRVSGHSMEGAGISDGDELVVDRAITPVDGNVVVAIVDGELTIKRLRLEHGRVRLAAENPDYPDLVVPELAELSIWGTVTRCLHHV; from the coding sequence ATGCGGGCCGTCATCGTATCCGCCCTCACCGTGGTCGGTCTGGACGACACAGGCCCCTTGTATTGTCCCGTGGCTGTTCCGGCAGGCTTCCCCAGCCCCGCCCAGGACTACTTCACCGGCCGGATCGATCTGAATGCCCACCTGATCAGGGACATCACCTCCACCTTCCTGGTACGGGTGTCGGGGCACTCCATGGAAGGCGCAGGCATCTCCGACGGCGACGAGCTGGTCGTGGACCGGGCGATCACGCCGGTTGACGGCAATGTCGTTGTCGCCATCGTCGACGGTGAGCTGACCATCAAGCGACTCCGGCTCGAGCACGGGCGCGTGAGGCTGGCCGCCGAGAACCCGGACTACCCGGACCTCGTCGTCCCGGAACTGGCCGAGCTTTCCATTTGGGGGACCGTTACCCGGTGCCTGCACCATGTCTAA
- a CDS encoding Y-family DNA polymerase has translation MSKGPQRIALVDVNSMYVSCERAFDPTLEGKPVVVLSNNDGCVVARSNEAKSLGIENGDPWFKLAADAKRTGLIHRSSNYELYGDLSSRVMELLGRFSYDLEIYSIDEAFVALRGSAEELHRVGREMKSAVARHVGLPVCVGIAATKTLAKFSNRLAKQNPHMDGVCSYDLLPPDTAQAVMSKVPVTGIWGIAGRLGKKLNAMGIFTIADLKATDPVVMRKKFSVLMQRTIMELNGIPCIPMEHEVAAKQQLIFSRSFSKPVTSAARMHEVMAIYAQQAAIRLAKDHQQTKLMSCFAGTSHFNQTAASFPSATVKLPAPTADPVLLTKAATGALEGRIVDGVPYARAGVMLMDLSPAGAAPQLPAFATAHEEKHIGALLGDIMERFGTGSIGLGRAGMVEAPDWGMQRKALSPRYTTEWDELLVVKAA, from the coding sequence ATGTCTAAGGGGCCGCAGCGGATCGCCCTGGTGGACGTGAACTCGATGTACGTGTCCTGTGAGCGCGCCTTCGATCCCACCTTGGAAGGCAAGCCCGTCGTCGTGCTGTCCAACAACGACGGCTGCGTGGTTGCCAGGTCCAATGAGGCCAAGTCCCTGGGCATCGAAAACGGCGACCCCTGGTTCAAGCTCGCAGCCGACGCCAAACGCACCGGCTTGATCCACCGCAGCTCCAATTACGAGCTCTACGGCGACCTTTCGAGCAGGGTCATGGAGCTCCTGGGCCGCTTCTCCTATGACCTTGAGATCTACAGTATTGATGAAGCATTCGTGGCGCTCAGGGGGAGCGCCGAAGAGCTGCACCGGGTCGGCCGCGAGATGAAATCCGCCGTCGCAAGGCACGTGGGACTGCCCGTCTGCGTCGGCATCGCGGCCACGAAAACGCTGGCCAAATTCTCCAACCGCCTGGCCAAGCAAAACCCGCACATGGACGGCGTCTGCAGCTATGACCTGCTGCCTCCCGACACCGCGCAGGCCGTGATGTCCAAGGTCCCGGTGACCGGCATCTGGGGGATCGCCGGCAGGCTCGGCAAGAAGCTGAACGCCATGGGGATCTTCACGATCGCCGACTTGAAAGCCACCGACCCGGTGGTGATGCGCAAGAAGTTCTCGGTCCTGATGCAGCGGACCATCATGGAGCTCAACGGGATCCCCTGCATCCCGATGGAGCATGAGGTCGCGGCAAAGCAGCAGCTCATCTTTTCCCGGTCGTTCTCGAAGCCGGTGACCTCCGCGGCCAGGATGCATGAGGTGATGGCGATCTACGCCCAGCAGGCCGCTATCCGCCTGGCCAAGGACCATCAGCAGACCAAGCTGATGTCCTGCTTCGCCGGCACTTCCCACTTCAACCAGACAGCCGCCTCGTTCCCTTCTGCGACCGTCAAACTCCCGGCGCCCACCGCTGACCCGGTTCTGCTTACGAAGGCCGCCACGGGGGCGCTGGAGGGCCGCATCGTGGACGGCGTTCCCTACGCGCGGGCCGGGGTGATGCTGATGGACCTCTCACCGGCCGGCGCCGCGCCTCAGCTGCCCGCATTCGCCACCGCACACGAGGAAAAACACATCGGGGCGCTCCTTGGGGACATCATGGAACGGTTCGGAACAGGCTCCATCGGTCTCGGCCGCGCCGGAATGGTGGAAGCCCCTGATTGGGGAATGCAGAGGAAGGCCCTGTCCCCGCGCTACACCACAGAATGGGATGAACTGCTGGTCGTGAAAGCTGCTTAG
- the orn gene encoding oligoribonuclease — protein sequence MTITANPDNILWVDYEATGLMSDPFTVPLEGAAIITDGQLNELAVLEGITIHATEEELAYMGDFVRDMHTKTGLLDKVRASTVTRDQFDNALASFAAPYFPTKGEELADGTKYRGMVIGGNSVKFDFDVTEKFFPQTRKNMDYRVIDISGLGELVRRWSYDYWKAMPPKLSDHTALTDIRAGVNELRYYRAGMHLLAPQ from the coding sequence ATGACCATCACCGCGAACCCGGACAACATCCTCTGGGTCGATTATGAGGCCACCGGCCTGATGAGCGATCCGTTTACCGTCCCGCTGGAGGGTGCCGCCATCATCACCGACGGCCAACTCAACGAACTGGCCGTCCTCGAAGGCATCACCATTCACGCCACCGAGGAGGAGCTCGCTTACATGGGCGACTTCGTCCGCGATATGCACACCAAGACCGGCTTGCTCGACAAGGTCCGGGCCTCCACGGTCACTCGCGACCAGTTCGACAATGCACTGGCAAGCTTTGCTGCCCCGTACTTCCCCACCAAGGGTGAAGAACTCGCTGACGGCACCAAGTACCGGGGCATGGTGATCGGCGGCAACTCCGTGAAGTTCGACTTCGATGTCACCGAGAAGTTCTTCCCGCAGACCCGCAAGAACATGGACTACCGCGTCATCGACATCTCCGGCCTGGGCGAGCTCGTCCGCCGCTGGAGCTATGACTACTGGAAGGCCATGCCGCCGAAGCTCAGCGACCACACCGCGCTCACCGACATCCGCGCAGGCGTCAACGAACTGCGCTACTACCGGGCAGGAATGCACCTGCTCGCACCGCAGTAA